The following coding sequences are from one bacterium SCSIO 12741 window:
- a CDS encoding response regulator transcription factor: MLKKNIGIVEDQTLVAELLKDYLETLNFDCCGVANNLTKARKLVEDQQPDAMLLDIDLNGVESGLDLAPLLHQKGIPFIVLSDLQDANTFKTVMEGRPAHYLEKPVSLITLRNALFSALPAAAKPAKLDGGNMLQVKDKQDFTLLIPISDIVYVHSDQGGCEVHYWDNNESRLNRKVELGTLIGLHQKMDPESIWQVHRSYLVNKKFITSFSPSGLRLKHTNALIPIGKTYRQQIMNWCQNL, from the coding sequence ATGTTAAAGAAGAACATTGGAATTGTCGAGGATCAAACGCTGGTTGCGGAACTGCTAAAAGATTACCTCGAAACCCTCAATTTTGATTGCTGCGGAGTAGCGAATAACCTGACTAAGGCTCGGAAATTGGTCGAAGATCAGCAGCCGGATGCTATGTTGCTGGATATTGATCTTAATGGCGTAGAAAGTGGATTGGACCTGGCTCCTTTGCTTCATCAAAAGGGAATACCTTTTATCGTCTTATCGGATTTACAGGATGCGAATACGTTTAAAACGGTGATGGAAGGTCGGCCAGCGCACTACCTGGAAAAACCGGTGTCTCTTATAACTCTTCGCAATGCTCTGTTCTCGGCTTTGCCCGCTGCGGCAAAACCGGCTAAGTTGGACGGAGGAAATATGCTTCAGGTAAAAGACAAGCAGGATTTCACCCTCCTCATTCCTATTTCGGATATTGTTTACGTTCATTCCGATCAAGGTGGATGTGAGGTGCATTACTGGGACAACAACGAATCGCGTCTCAATCGAAAAGTGGAATTAGGAACTTTGATTGGACTACACCAAAAAATGGATCCTGAATCCATCTGGCAAGTGCATCGTTCTTACCTGGTTAACAAGAAGTTTATTACTTCCTTTTCCCCATCTGGATTGCGTCTCAAGCATACCAATGCCTTGATCCCAATAGGTAAAACCTACAGACAGCAGATAATGAATTGGTGCCAGAATTTATAG
- a CDS encoding tetratricopeptide repeat protein, whose amino-acid sequence MKSLVSILAIFFWMGAWAYQTPAPVEPKPITPEFKQAVDSLMKRGLGFLKRAKYDSAALSYSDGVKLYTNNPNDSNLAIFHNNWGVAEYYRGNLPGCIEHYEIAKELYNGFGFQDKAAQTKYNLALVYSKMGMYYKAYDLVISSQEHFNKINSSADIARGYNSLGNIQMNLEDYDRSIQFHKKALKVRVNMNNEFGIASSLNNIGHAYLLKNELDSAETNLRQALRLKKRIKNPSFIASTQWLLGMLYFKNENLDSSKFYYEKALENRQVVGDEIMIASTMAHLANVLISENQLSIADSLLESSWVLAKENDANKVLLDIAEIRISWSEKKADAKLISNWYTTYNSIHRKIVGIEKREAVERLQVEFDVKRNLEALAFEEQRSQLLEEKNDRLFRTNTLLTLGIITLFLLTAALIYLLKINRDKNRILQIQGVKLEHQAEQISLLHKEYKHRTKNHFAIISAMFLIHKRSSPSSNPKELLNEYRGRVDALAMINRHLVREESQKEEVDLAPYLNELIQNTELGYSGDRDIEVETDLEKALVKPDMAMKLGIVVNELMTNFFKYGISPDKTPILRITTSLFNGSLEIVVADNGPGYQSSTGKKDPDSGFGQNLIKTFIEELDGSLEVFENEGLTFLVKIPQKKAAPY is encoded by the coding sequence ATGAAATCTCTCGTTTCAATATTAGCAATATTCTTTTGGATGGGGGCATGGGCTTATCAAACGCCAGCTCCGGTTGAGCCAAAGCCAATAACTCCCGAGTTCAAACAGGCTGTGGATTCGTTGATGAAGAGAGGCTTGGGGTTTCTTAAGAGGGCCAAATATGACAGCGCCGCACTATCTTATTCTGATGGTGTCAAACTCTACACAAATAACCCCAATGATTCCAATTTGGCAATTTTTCATAACAATTGGGGCGTTGCAGAATATTACAGGGGGAATTTACCTGGATGCATCGAACACTACGAAATTGCTAAAGAGCTCTATAATGGCTTTGGATTTCAGGATAAAGCCGCCCAAACCAAGTATAATTTAGCCTTAGTTTATAGCAAAATGGGCATGTATTATAAGGCCTATGATCTCGTAATATCGAGTCAGGAACATTTCAACAAAATAAACAGTTCTGCAGATATTGCAAGAGGATATAATTCCCTAGGGAACATCCAAATGAATTTGGAAGATTACGACCGTTCAATTCAATTTCATAAAAAAGCTCTAAAGGTCAGAGTGAATATGAATAATGAATTTGGCATCGCTTCCTCATTAAACAACATTGGACATGCTTATCTTTTAAAAAATGAATTAGATTCTGCTGAAACAAATCTGCGTCAAGCACTGAGGCTCAAAAAAAGAATAAAAAATCCAAGCTTTATTGCTTCAACTCAATGGCTTCTTGGAATGCTCTATTTCAAGAACGAAAACTTAGATAGCTCGAAATTTTATTATGAAAAAGCCTTGGAAAACAGGCAAGTTGTTGGTGATGAAATAATGATTGCTTCAACAATGGCCCATTTAGCCAATGTTCTAATCTCTGAAAACCAACTATCCATCGCAGATTCACTTCTTGAATCATCATGGGTTTTGGCCAAAGAAAATGACGCAAATAAAGTTTTACTTGATATTGCTGAAATTAGAATAAGCTGGAGCGAGAAAAAGGCAGATGCAAAATTGATTTCGAATTGGTACACAACATACAATTCAATACATAGAAAAATTGTAGGAATAGAAAAACGGGAAGCGGTTGAGAGGCTGCAGGTTGAATTCGATGTCAAAAGAAACTTAGAAGCTTTGGCTTTTGAAGAACAACGAAGTCAACTTTTAGAGGAAAAGAATGACCGACTTTTTCGCACCAATACCCTTTTGACCTTGGGCATTATTACTCTCTTTTTGTTAACAGCAGCATTGATTTATTTACTCAAAATCAACCGTGACAAAAACCGAATACTGCAAATTCAGGGTGTAAAATTGGAGCATCAAGCTGAACAAATTTCTTTGCTTCATAAAGAATATAAACACCGAACCAAAAATCACTTCGCTATCATTAGCGCCATGTTTTTGATTCATAAACGCTCATCCCCTTCATCGAATCCCAAAGAATTGCTTAACGAATACCGTGGACGAGTCGACGCCTTGGCTATGATAAACCGTCACTTGGTTCGGGAAGAAAGTCAAAAAGAGGAAGTAGATTTAGCCCCTTACCTAAACGAACTAATCCAAAATACCGAACTTGGCTATAGTGGAGACCGCGATATTGAAGTAGAAACGGATCTGGAAAAAGCTCTGGTTAAACCTGATATGGCTATGAAGTTAGGGATTGTGGTCAATGAATTGATGACCAATTTCTTTAAGTATGGCATCTCTCCGGACAAAACACCTATTCTAAGAATTACCACCAGCTTGTTTAACGGATCTCTCGAAATAGTGGTAGCTGACAACGGTCCTGGTTACCAATCCTCAACGGGCAAAAAAGACCCGGATTCCGGCTTTGGACAAAACCTGATCAAAACCTTTATCGAAGAACTGGATGGATCTTTGGAAGTATTCGAGAATGAAGGGCTTACCTTCCTGGTCAAAATTCCACAAAAAAAGGCGGCC